A region from the Hippoglossus hippoglossus isolate fHipHip1 chromosome 18, fHipHip1.pri, whole genome shotgun sequence genome encodes:
- the myoz2a gene encoding myozenin-2a: MSQFSTMTTSERKMQAAAICREVLAQEDIEMDLGKKVSVPKDIMLEELSLASNRGSRLFKMRQRRSEKYTFESIQNHNNNQISNGVVSQTENPADCHSGENSSGDNQPPKEEPCDTPDGRAEPNPDSIAPGYGGPLKDIPPEKFNCTAVPKSYFSPWDQAINSDPALASSALTSCMPEPEAQPDLPGYKSFNRVATPFRGFGKTPSRPAPNKPEQAEALPDFPELRGGAPINRSSFNRSALGWVSTGGTVPLLTISLEPTLIPESDDL; this comes from the exons ATGTCGCAGTTCTCCACCATGACGACCAGTGAGCGGAAAATGCAGGCGGCAGCGATCTGCAGGGAGGTTCTAGCGCAGGAAG ACATCGAGATGGATCTTGGGAAGAAAGTGAGCGTGCCTAAGGACATCATGCTGGAGGAGCTGTCGCTCGCCTCCAACCGGGGCTCCCGTCTCTTCAAAATGCGCCAGCGACGCTCGGAGAAATACACTTTCGAGAGCATccagaaccacaacaacaaccagatcAGT AACGGAGTGGTTTCTCAGACGGAGAATCCCGCGGACTGCCACAGTGGCGAAAACAGCTCCGGGGACAACCAGCCACCCAAAGAGGAGCCGTGTGACACACCAGATGGAAGAGCGGAGCCGAATCCAGACAGCATTGCCCCGG GGTACGGAGGTCCTTTAAAAGACATCCCTCCAGAGAAGTTCAACTGTACGGCTGTGCCAAAGTCCTACTTCTCACCCTGGGACCAGGCCATCAACAGTGATCCAGCCTTAGCCAGCAGCGCTCTCACCAGCTGCATGCCCGAGCCCGAGGCCCAGCCAGACCTACCGGGGTACAAGAGTTTCAACAG GGTGGCGACCCCGTTTCGCGGCTTCGGCAAGACACCAAGCAGACCTGCTCCCAACAAGCCAGAACAGGCCGAGGCCCTACCCGACTTCCCTGAGCTCCGGGGGGGCGCACCGATCAACCGATCCTCCTTCAACAGATCCGCTCTGGGGTGGGTGTCGACGGGCGGGACGGTCCCCCTCCTCACCATTTCCCTTGAGCCCACGCTCATCCCTGAGTCAGACGACCTTTGA